The Fusarium fujikuroi IMI 58289 draft genome, chromosome FFUJ_chr01 sequence TCTTCACTATGTCGGACGACGAGGATTTCATGCAGGAGTCAGATGAGGAGCAGTACGCAAGCTCAGCCGCGCATACGCAGTGCATCACTAATTACGCCCAGGTACGACTTCGAgtacgaagaagacgatgacgaggagacCGCCGACGTCGACATCGAAAACAAATACTACAACgccaagcagctcaagcttTCAGACCCCGAAGATGCGATCGCAGAATTCCTAGGCATTCCGCCActcgaagaggagaaaggaGAATGGGGCTTCAAAGGTGTGAAGCAGGCTATAAAGCTCGAGTTCAAGCTGGGCCAATATGACAAGGTAGGGAATTTTGCGGGAAAAATCAAGGACATCACTGACAGCAATAGGCTGCTGAGCATTACGCCGAACTCCTCACCTACGTCAAGTCGGCCGTCACGCGCAACTACTCCGAGAagtccatcaacaacatgctCGACTACATTGAAAAGGGAGCGGATGGCCCGGAGGCGGTGAAGTGTATGGAGCAATTCTACTCCCTCACGCTGCAGAGCTTCCAGAGCACCAACAACGAGCGCCTATGGCTCAAGACCAACATCAAACTGGCAAAGCTACTTCTCGACCGAAAGGAGTACGGCGCTGTATCAAAGAAGCTTCGAGAGCTCCACAAGACCTGCCAGCAAGAAGATGGAACCGACGACCCTAGCAAGGGCACATATTCACTCGAGATTTACGCACTTGAGATCCAAATGTTTGcagagaccaagaacaaTAAGCAACTCAAGGCCCTGTATCAAAGAGCTCTCAAAGTCAAATCCGCGGTACCACATCCAAGAATCATGGGCATTATCAGAGAGTGTGGTGGAAAGATGCATATGAGCGAAGAGAACTGGAAGGAAGCGCAGAGCGACTTTTTCGAATCGTTCCGTAACTACGACGAAGCAGGTTCCCTCCAACGAATCCAGGTTCTCAAGTACCTACTCTTGACAACAATGCTCATGAAGTCCGACATCAATCCCTTCGATTCGCAGGAGACCAAGCCCTACAAGACAGATCCGCGAATCTCCGCCATGACAGATCTGGTCGACGCTTATCAACGGGACGATGTACACGCGTACGAGAAGGTCCTGCAGCGTAACCAGGACATCCTAGATGATCCATTCATTGCCGAGAACATCGATGAAGTCACGCGAAACATGCGAACCAAGGGCGTTGTAAAGCTCATCGCACCTTACACACGCATGAAGCTATCCTGGATCGCCAGGCAACTCAAGATTTCCGAGCCCGAGGTACAAGACATTCTGGGGTTCTTGATCGTTGACGGCAAGATCAACGGTCGAGTCAACCAACAAGAGGGTCTCCTGCAGATCACCTCTGACGCAGACACCGAGCGCATTGCAGCACTCCAGGGACTCACGTCGTCTATTTCGGAGCTGTTTGGTGCTATTTTCAGAGACGGAGATGGATTCCGCAACACTGAGCATTCAGCAACGGACGAGCAAACAATGGACATGGCAGGCATTCCATTGGGCAAGGGAAGCCACAGGGCGGCTACTCAACATCGTGGGAAGAAAGGGAAACTGGCTGCAGCGCAATGGGCCTGAGAGACCAGTCATGGAATGAATTTACTGTATGGTCGTCAACGTAGCCCCGGGGATATATGCAGGCTAGGAAACTCTCTTTGCTACGGTTTCCTGTTTCAACCCCCCAGGCCATTTTGCTGGATCGAGAAAGTAAGATGCTGTTGCAGTTTTCCTGCGGGTGCATCCGCGTTTGGAGATGCTTCGACGGGATCTCGCATAGTACGAGGCCACTGGCAACGGTGAATCCTCGTCGCACCAGACGGGTAGCAGCATCGACTACGGACCAGTTGTTTCAGAGAGAGATGACGAGAAAGATGTGCAGAAGGGATGAGGGCCGAAGTGACGCCGTATTCGGACTTGATCCCCATGTCTCGTGCAGCAAAAGCGAGTGATGAGTAATGTTATTCAATATAAACAACGACCTCATAGTCAGATGCCTGTAACCTGATGTCTCAGTGGTAATTGACAGCTGATGTTCGGCAGTTGTACAGGTATACTTTGCCTCACCTGATTTTTAGTCTCGACATATGTAAGGGTGCTTCGCTGATCTAACTTTCAAGGCTACGTAGTCTATGATGCAGTGAAGACCAACTAAAAACAAGGACCAAGCTAAGATCGCTGACCATCACCAGACGCCAGACAAGCGATGCAACGTCGAGTGGTTACACAAGACGGGACTTGGGGAGCTGCGAGGGGTAAAGCGGCTTATCATTTCACGGGTTGCGGCTGAACTCCGTCTTGGCCCACAGAGATTTCACTGTTTGCTTCTGTCACAAGAGAAATTTCTTGAAAAGAGAGTTTTCCCGTTAGATTGCGGTTGGGGGGAGTGTAACACATGGAAGTAAAGTAACACACATGGCAGTAAAGATATGGTCATGATGCTGAATCGTCGCGGATAACTGCATAACGGAACGTGTCCAACCTTCCGAATTCAACGGCAGACACATCTAGATTGGGGAGATACAATACGAGATATTTCATTCTCTCCTGTGATCAAAACCTCGTacagagaagagagatgtTATGGGAAGCACAAAGGCGACGGCGCGGCGCCGGGAGGTACATCGGGCCGTTGGCGGTTGACCTTGCGAGGTGTGCAGAGAGGTATTTTCTGCAATGAATCTGTTTTGAATGGTGGAAGTGTTTTTGTTTGCTTCGTTGTTTGCCGCTGATTCACGAGTGGTCTGAAGCGGGAGGGAGGCGCGGATACTGGGTGAGGACCCTGGACCCGGTGTTGAATAGACATAAGACGGGAAGGATTTTGGATAattgctttttttttattcaGAGTCTTGATCTGACGGCGTGTGATATGTGACTTGGTATGTGATGTGGATTTAGACTACGGTTTGAGTCGAGTCTGTCAGATCGTGGCTTATTTGGATGGCGCTGAGCTAGCGTCACGATACTTTTTGCTAACGTTAGCACGCATCGGAAGCGACAGCCGATATTTCATTTTCATATGATACCGAGCTATATACCTCAGTACCTGAGTAATTTGCTGTTATGCACATGTGTCTTTCATTTAATGTTCTTCAGCTCAATTGCCGTTCTCacatcaagaaggtcaagcaaAGATCCCAGCACAGGGCATGCTTGCTGCATAATCATCGTCCATTGTTTGGCCCGACGAATGGTCTCTGGGGTGTGTGTTACACGAACCAATTGATAGCTTCGATTTGCGCTGGGCCCGTGcgcaccaccaccatcaccgcTAGACACTTTGAGATTTGGAGATGTTGATTGCAGTGCTGGGTTATGTTTTTGACTTTCCTTTGCTTGACTAGAGGTAGATTCTGAATCTACTGTACTAGACAAAGGGACCTGGCAGTAGTTCACTCACTCAATCGCTGTAGCGGTCATTGATATTGCCCTGGGGGTCTGCTTGCTCTGGTTTAGTCGACAGTCAACCCCCCCAAGCCACTTCGTCAAACATAACAGGGGTCCAGGCACACTCACTCCTCTCTCATCGCCACTTTGACAAAGACAGTGACATCCATTCTTGAGACAAAACTCTGTAGCAAGTTCCATGCATGAGATATTACTTCACTCATTCGACAAAACACATCAGAACTGACTATTGCTGCAAACACACTTCGTTCCGCGGAGAGTTTCTCGCCCAAACGTTAAGCTTCCCGTTCCCGTCCGCGAGCGGCCCGTCTTCCGCGACCAATCTCCGTAGGCGATGCGCTGTTGTTTCCATCTGCTGGCGTTTGAGATGTCGCAAATAAATACTACTGTACAGCAATTCACAGCACATGCCTGTTTGACAGCTCGAAAAGAaagcatcgcatcgcatcatATCATATTTCACCCCGTTCTCCGGGGAGAAGCGGGATCGTGTTCTAGGGCTTGGCTTTTCCTTAGCTGGTTTTCATCACTTGGTTTGTATTGGCTTGCTCGTTTGCTCCCCACACGATTGGATCGGGGGGGAGGGAAAAAAACGGTCGTTAATATGAAGATcgtaaaagttaaaatgtCGCAGAGACAAATGTGATTAGATGCTGGACGAGAGTGTTCCCCTAAATGAAGGTTCCATAGAATGAGGCACAGACAGGTACCGCCAAGTGATGCGGCACATTTTCATCGCCTGGGCATTGCATCTTTCGTACCTGGCCGTATGATGATACACACACTCTCCATAGAGGCAGACACAATACAATTCTATAATGCCTTTCATTAGGAATTCATTATTGTAATGTCTGCTTCTCACATTGGCTGGTCTACGATTATTCTCGCCCGGTTGAAACTAATGAAATCACCCGACCACGAATCGATCTTGATTCTCTACCTCCACTACGCTCGCTACCTATCTCACCCATCCCATCGTTTTTTTCCACCACAAGCGCTCTAGCCGTCATGGTTATAGCAGACCAGTGGGAAATTTCGCTCGCAGGCCGTGCCGCACAACGGCGCATCAATTCTCAAATTCGCTTGCATCTGTTTTTCAGCTTCCCATCGTAAAAAAAACTTGCTTGCGAAAGAGTTGACGGGGCCATCGTCAGCGGGAGATCGTCATGGAGTTTGGTGGTGAAAAGTACCCAATCCCTGCTGTTGGTGGAGTCTGCAAGTTTACTGCAACCTACTAATCTTTTATAACACCCCAGGCCCAGGTTCAGTTGCGGCGTGTTGATGTATCGTGCTGCCACGGGTCTCTCGTCTagcagatgatggaggacTTTTGATACCGCTTGTTCTGGATAATGAGGAAGCTGACGTGCCATGGATGGATTAGCCCCTCTAGGTGAGAGGATCATACATAGTACATGCGCTcacaagcttgagcttgagcttacCTAGGTTGGCATTCAGCATTTGCTACCCCCTCTTGTATCACATTGATCGTGCTTACAACAAGAGTCTTGGCTCAAGTCAAGTCGAGGAGCTTAGCTTTTGCTGTCCAACACTCCCACAAGAGCACAAGagactaccttacctaccttagccTCGCCTCTGTATCACCCACACTAAAAACCTGGCTTGGCACCCTCGCTGCACTCCATTCCCGTCGCTACACTCTGCTAGCCGCCCTCACCTCGCCTGTCAACAGACCTCTGATAGCCTGATTGATACTTTTGTCTACGGAGTACGTCGTGCATTATCCAGGTTCAGGTTGCATCGAAGCCAAATAGACTCCCGGGGAATTTAATTCTTAGCGctatcttttctttttcccccTTCCCCTCAAACGATTCTCAATCTCCCTGTCAATCATCAAACCGTTGCTCTTGCTCAACCGTGCCGCAAATCCCAACTTAGAACCTCCCCTCCCCCCCGGCCGTGTAGAAAAAATCAGCCCCTCTCGTCAGAAAAGACTCAAAAGCCTAGGTCCAAGTGTCAAGCTAGGGGTACAGTTCCCGTTAGAACGTGCCGCTCTGCTCAATGCTCACGCTAGGCTAATCGAACCCGCCCTTTCGTGGATTGTCCCTAAATCCCTAGCCCTGGCCTGGCATGGCCTGAACCCCTGTCTCAATCCCTGCAGTGACCCCCCAGGCTCTGCTTCGAACCGGGCTGTAACCTACCGCTACCGAGGaagggaaaggaaaaaggcaaaggaaaagggaaaaaaacgTACGTACGTCGGTGTCCGTCTTCTGATCCACGGGGCGTTTGACAGCGCGAGACGGTACCCGGGAGGCACTCTGGTTCGTTTTTATGTATCAGTATCCGACGGGTGGCTTGTCCGCCTGCTAAGGTACGgatactgtactgtaccttGCTCTAGGTATTCCCTGTCCTGGTCCTGGGCCTGGCCTGGTAGATGCTctgctctctctctctctctccattAGCTTTTAGCACTACCTAAAAAcgccatccttctcctcccGTTCACATTCCCCTCATCCTGTTCCTCTTTTTTGATTGAGTgtgatgagttgagttgattaTTTGCCTGTCTGCTTGTCTGTCTTCGCTCATAGGAGTAAGAGAGCGTGTATGAGTGTGACTTTTGAATGACAAGCAAGTCCAGTGAGAGAAGTTCAATTTTCCAGCTGAAAGTAGCTCGTTCGTTCATCCACCAACAACCGTTTATCACCTCGCATTGAATCACTCACTCTCTGCCTTGATTCGAACTTGGTTGCTCACTCACTCTCTATTTTCTTTCCCTCTCTTCAcctctccttcttcctccctccctctctcttcagAGGCATGTTCCAGCCTCAACCCACACCTTTCGCCTCCTCTGGCTTCGCGTCCTATGGCCTAGCTTCAGACCTGGACTTTGGCTTTCCCGTGTCTGCtggaggtggaggtgctAGCTTCTACAACAACCCGCCGCCTgcaccatcatcacaactTCCCCAATCGCAAacacagcaacagcagccgCGTCTtgttcagcaacaacaaattCCTCGACAGCAacaactctcttcttccccCACTGCAGCCGCGCCATCCGTATCCTCGCCCTACTCCTCTTCACAAAACTCCACCTCCAgagcttcttcctcaccaaCTCTAGCGCAACCGCCGCAAagtcaccatcatcaacaacagcagcagcagcttgacATTCTACAGCAGACGCAGTACGCAGCACAACCTCCTGTTGTGCTCAAGATGGAGGATCAAGGCCAGCACGATATGGCCGCGCAGCAGGCTGCTGCAGAGGATTATCAGCCTGTTCTTGAGGTATATCGCACCCATTTCATTTCACCCGGCGCTTCTAGCTCGCGCGTcatttgcttgcttgcaTGCTTGCTTCACGGTGTCCATCGCTAACCTCCGGTCTCGCAGGGTCTCGCAGTAGGGAACAAAGTCTCGAGCGATGTCATCACCCACGAGTATGCCAAAGCTGATCCCGTCTATGTGGAAAAGACAATCGTACGTTTATTTATTCTTGTTGGTGTCGCTTGTTGCTAACATGGCATGATCCAGGCTCTCCCCCAAACGTACTCACATTTTCGCCCCATTCAAGGCGATGGCAACTGTGGATGGCGAGGTATGTCTACGGCTCCCCGCTTCTTATCCCGCGACTCTCTCCGCCTATTATGAAACATGTTTGGCATGCCTGACGTTACCTTGCTTGCTTACTGCCCATGTCTCGGCAACTCTTGTGACATGTCCAACTTGCGCTAACTTTCTCACCAATAGCAATTGGCTTCAGCTACTTCGAGAAACTCGTTGAGTCGGGGGAccaggccaagatcgagggtGAGGTGGCACGTCTTATGAGCATGAACCATTTGCTGGGCTCTGTCGGTGGCTATCCATTCTACGACGACTGGTCAGATGAGATGTTTGACTTTTTGCGCGAAGTCGCTCAGAATGTCGCCAACCCTCAGTATGCGCACTCATTGATCCAGGCCAAGTGGAACGACCCTGTCGTGTCGAGCAACATCATTTACTACCTTCGCCTACTTACAGGGACAtacctcaagctcaatgcTGCCAAGTTCAATCCTTTCGTGTCAGACGGAGGAGGTGTTGATGCGCACTGCCGGCAAGTCGTCGAGATCCCTAACCGCGAGATCGAGCACCTTGGCATGTCCGCCTTGGCTGAAGTCCTCCTCAGACCTGCCAACTTTGTACTTGAGATTGCCTACCTCGACCGCAGTGCAGGTACTCATGTCAATCAGTACCGTGTGCCCGATGAACTCAACACACAAGATGCCAGCACACTTGGCCCCATCATCTATCTGCTCTACCGACCCGACCACTACGACATCCTGTACAAAGCACCCACCATGCAGGTGCTCCGTGTCAGCGGCTTCACCCACAATaccaacatcaccaccgAGCAAGCGGATCTCGGACAGTATTCGACCATGAACTTTGATGCGTTGTCTATCATCCCGGGCTTCAGTAACACAATGGGAGGGCTTGCGCAGCTCGCACCACCTCCACCCAGTTCGGCGCCAGAACAATTCTCGCCTGTGCCACAGAGCCCATGGATGTCATCTTTCCCCGAGCCTTTGCCTGCTACGACACCGAGAGTAGCGCCACTGCAGCCACcacccatcatggcatctccTCAACCCCCAACCCCACCGGCCTCGGTATCGGGAAGTTCTGCGATTGCGCCAAGTCCAGCGATGCTACCTGCGCCTGGCCCAGGACCTCAGAATTCGCTCCCCATGCGAGGCGCTTCAAGCTATCATATCCGATTCAGTCCTGTTCAGCTCGATTACGACGAGGGCAAGAACAATTTTCCGGAATCGACGTATCAAGTGACGACCAACACGTTTAAGAACAGTATTTGGAACCGAGCTCACTACTGCAATCCCAACTTTCACCCCGAGGAGTGGAACCCCGATGACGAGCACACGGATGGGAGGGTTGGGAATAAACGCAAGCCGAAGAAGGAAGCTGCCTAGTGCGACTTTTCACACGAACACGACCAAGGCATTGTCGGGTTTACTAGAAACCGACGGCCATGAATATTACTAGATGACGGCATTTGAGAACGACGATATGTCTGGTTCGCAATAAGAACTGAACGAGAAAAGTCCGCGATCAGCATTTGGCAGGGGAATACAACGATCAGAATTGAGCAAAGGATATGGGGATGTACACGATGC is a genomic window containing:
- a CDS encoding probable COP9 complex subunit 2; amino-acid sequence: MSDDEDFMQESDEEQYDFEYEEDDDEETADVDIENKYYNAKQLKLSDPEDAIAEFLGIPPLEEEKGEWGFKGVKQAIKLEFKLGQYDKAAEHYAELLTYVKSAVTRNYSEKSINNMLDYIEKGADGPEAVKCMEQFYSLTLQSFQSTNNERLWLKTNIKLAKLLLDRKEYGAVSKKLRELHKTCQQEDGTDDPSKGTYSLEIYALEIQMFAETKNNKQLKALYQRALKVKSAVPHPRIMGIIRECGGKMHMSEENWKEAQSDFFESFRNYDEAGSLQRIQVLKYLLLTTMLMKSDINPFDSQETKPYKTDPRISAMTDLVDAYQRDDVHAYEKVLQRNQDILDDPFIAENIDEVTRNMRTKGVVKLIAPYTRMKLSWIARQLKISEPEVQDILGFLIVDGKINGRVNQQEGLLQITSDADTERIAALQGLTSSISELFGAIFRDGDGFRNTEHSATDEQTMDMAGIPLGKGSHRAATQHRGKKGKLAAAQWA